DNA sequence from the Microtus ochrogaster isolate Prairie Vole_2 chromosome 2, MicOch1.0, whole genome shotgun sequence genome:
AAGGCCATAGCTCCACAGAATGCAAACTAAAAAGGTCAGGGAGGGCATGGTGCatcagaaggatctctgtgaatatcTAAGCCAGCTTGCGCTATGCAGtgaatttcaagacagcctgggtggcacagagagaccctgtcccaaagacaaaaacaagaaaacgGCTAGAGgggacaagagaaaggaaagggacaaaCCCGAAACCGGGGCTAAGAAGTGGAAAACTTTGGGTGGCGTGGCTAACGCCATTGCACacgagagaaactgaggcacacgaAGTCCAGTCCGAGGGCAGGAAACGTTAGCAGCAGCAGTAACTGCGCTGGGTCGACGGGACGCGAGTTCGCCCACCGATCAGAGACCCCGACTCCGCCCCCCGTCGCTTATTGGTCGCTCCCGGAACGCGACGCACAAGCGACAGCCAATAGGAGCGGCACACGGAGCGCCTTTCCCAGGGAGGCCGAGGCCAACTCGAGAACCCGGAAGCACGGCGGATGGACAGGTGGAAAAAGCCAATCCACCGCTGCGAAGGTGGCAAGCCGTCCAATGGCGAGGTGCCGGGGGCGGGGCCGACGGCCGAGGCAGCAGGGAACCGCCGCGCGGGCTTGGATGGTGCGGCGGGCACGATCTCTGGGCCCTTGCCGCAGGCCTTGCGCCtctccgtgcctcagtttcccccttcaGGAGTAAGCCCAGCATGCTGGGCTGGAGCAGCTGCACAAGCCGCGCGCAGTGATGACGTGGCGGGTAAGGCCCTCGAGCCCCGGCGCCGCCTGTCAGAACCGCGGCGTCCCTCTTCTGTAAGCCGGAGCTACAGGTAGCTTGCTCTCTCCACAGGGGCTGACAGGATGCAAGGCTAGCGGCCAGCGGTGCGCGGCACACCATAGTTGCCCAATAAATGCTTATTGTTGGCAAGATGGCGTGTGCATACCTGGCACCTCGCTCCCCGGTCAGCCCCGAGCTCGTGTCCGCCCTTACTGAGGTGTGGCATCACCCACTGGTGTGGCTCAGGTCCTGGGCTCCCGGTCCATGATGGATAAGTCAGGAAAGGAAGGCCAGAAGGCACTGAGGCGGTGTTCGTGTGGTAACACATCAAGACACCAGATATTTGTGCTTGTCCAagaatgtggtgtgtgtacatgcgcgtGTGCAGGAGTGGTGGCCCAAACACTGGGTGTCCAGTGGCAACACACACTGGTCCTAGTGAACTGGTGGACCTCATGGCCGAGAAGTTCCCGGCTTCACCTCTCTGAGCGGGTTTCCCCACCTGGAGGGGGCGGCGTGGAAACATCACCTCCTGTGGTTATGCCCTGTTactaatatatttaataagtgcTCAGTAAATGCGTGAGATGTCCaccacagcacccaggaggtaggAGTCAGCAGGAGGCTTTCCcggctgcccctcccccatctcgcTGCTCCCTCAGCATCAGAAAGTGTGCTGATTCTTCACACCTGTTTCCATCAGTAATCACGTTCTTGGGAACAGGTCCATCCCTCTGCCTCATTCTCTACAATGCTTGGCTCCTCACAGATTCTGCTCTCCCTCTGTGGCGGGACAAGTGCTCCGGGCCCAGCCGCTAGTCTAGATGACATGCCGATGGCTTCAGTGATGGCAGTGGCTGAACCCAAATGGGTCTCGGTCTGGGGCCGTTTCCTGTGGCTGACACTGCTGAGCATGGCCCTGGGGTCGCTGCTggccctgctgctgcccctggGAGCTGTGGAAGAGCAGTGCCTGGCTGCGCTCAGAGGTTTCCACCTGCTCAGGAGCAAACTGGACAGGAGCCAGCATGTGGTCACCAAGTGCACCAGTCCATCCACAGAGCTCAGTGTCACCTCTGGGGATGTGGGGCTGCTGACTGTCAAGACTAAGACGTCTCCAGGTGAGCACACTGGCTGTCTCGCCCATGTTAGTTAAGACTGATGTTTAGAGTGCCCGAGAGTCCAGTGTGCAGGCGTGAGCGTGTTATGGTGAATGAGGCACGCCGGGAACTCCAGTTTGGTGAGTGACTGAGAACGGGTGTCCCTGTGTGTGGAGGGGACTAACAAAGTGTGAGGCCTGAGCAGCAGCTCAGCCAAGTGGGAGTGGTTCAAGGAAAAGAGCCTGAGAACAGCGCTCCAGCTAGAAACCAGGGGAAGGAAGCTGAGTGAGTGCCGACCCTCAGAGGCAACCCACAGCTGGGAAGAGGGCTGTGTCCAAAGTGGGTCCCTCCATTACTGTCCCGTGCCCACAGTGACGTGTTGCAGCAGCCTGTTGCTACCCATTGGATGCCAGCAGCACACTGCCCCCAGTGGTGACGACTAGACATTACCACAACTGGAATGATTAAAAGCAGTGCGGGGCTGGAGACATAGCCCtgatagaacacttgcctgtgtgcacatgggcCTGGGTCACAGCCCCACAACTGCTGGAAAACCAAAACAGTCCAGGCATGGGAAGTCCCTGGGAGTTAGCTGTTGGCATTCCTAGGCTCGAGAGATAGGGCCACCAGACCACAGGGGAGGCTGCCACATTGTAGGGAGGGCACAGGGATAGTTAATGCCCTGTGTCTATGTCCAGGCAGGCAGCAGGGGAGCCCAGCTGGTGCCTCCAAGGGTACAGAGTGGTTCAGGACATAGCCCATGACCGGCATCCCACCCCACAGCTACAAGACAGACCCATACAGGGACATCTCCTGAGTGTCCCCAGCAGGCCACCCTCTTCATTAAGCCACTCTGGCTCTCTTCCAGCAGGGAAGCTGGAAGCCAAGGCTGCACTGAACCAAGCCCTGGAGATGAAGCGTcagggcaagagagagaaagcccaCAAGCTCTTCCTGCACGCCCTCAAGATGGACCCTGGCTTCGTAGATGCGCTCAATGAGTTTGGCATcttctcagaagaggaaaaggacaTCATTCAGGCAGATTACTTATACACCAGGGCACTGACCATTTCACCCTTCCACGAGAAAGCGCTGGTCAACCGGGATCGGACGCTGCCGCTTGTGGAGGAGATTGACCAGAGGTACTTTAGCATCATCGACAGCAAAGTGAAGAAGGTCATGTCCATACCCAAGGGGAGCTCAGCGCTGCGCAGGGTCATGGAGGAGACCTACTACCACCACATCTACCACACGGTGGCAATCGAGGGCAACACCCTCACCCTCTCAGAGATCAGGCACATCCTGGAGACCCGCTACGCTGTGCCAGGAAAGAGCTTGGAGGAGCAGAACGAGGTGATTGGCATGCATGCGGCCATGAAGTACATTAACACTACCCTGGTCTCCCGCATTGGATCTGTCACCATCGATGACATGCTAGAGATCCATAGAAGGGTGCTGGGGTATGTGGATCCAGTGGAGGCGGGAAGGTTTCGGAGGACCCAGGTCCTGGTGGGACACCACATTCCGCCCCATCCCCGGGACGTGGAGAAGCAAATGCAGGAGTTCACACAGTGGCTTAATTCAGAGGACGCCATGAATCTGCACCCGGTTGAGTTCGCAGCCTTAGCCCATTACAAACTTGTGTACATCCACCCTTTCATCGATGGCAATGGGAGAACCTCCCGCCTGCTGATGAACCTGATCCTGATGCAGGCAGGGTACCCCCCTATCACCATATGCAAGGAACAGAGGTCAGAGTACTACCACGTATTAGAAGTTGCCAACGAGGGTGACGTGCGGCCCTTCATCCGCTTCATTGCCAAGTGTACGGAAGTCACATTGGACACACTGCTCCTTGCCACCACTGAATACTCCGTGGCACTGCCGGAAGCCCAGCCCAACCATTCTGGGTTCAAGGACACACTCCCCGTGAGGCCCTAAACCGCTAGCTAGCCCTCCCCCTTGGCAACAAGGGAAGCCAGGAGATGGCATCCAAAGAACGGCTTTCTAGAAACAGCTCTCCCTAATAGCAAAAGGAGATATTTAAACATTCTTTACCTCCAGATGTTTAGttgagaaagaaaactaaattatcaAGCCTTGTCTTTAGGATAATTTATACTTCAGCCCAGCTATTTATTTTCCCGAGCCACCTAGCAGTGCCAAGTGGTGCTGTGACCACTGCATCAGTGGTGATCCCAGTACCCTGCAGAGGCAGCCGTGCTCCCTCCTCTTATGTCCTGAGCCTGGACAGAATTTGCACTAAGGTGGGGGCAGAGGGGCCAGATCTGTGGGACAAAGCCCAGGACCACAGGGGCCACTCAGATGCCTTTGAGGTCCTATGACTTCAGAGGGCTGCAGTCCTAAGCAAAACCtgccctgctgtgatggactttCACTCCTGAGACAGGAAGCAGACGCTGCCATCTCCAGAGGGAGACTGCAGATTCCCAGAGACCCCCAGAGCCGCTAACTTGCTAGCCTGCCGGCAGGGATGTTATTTTCCTATCTAGACCTCTCAGGAGAGCGGCCAGcgtggctttttctttcttctgaacttCACTTGCATCAACTCAGACCAGATGTGTTAGACAAGCTTTTCAGCTGTACCATCACCCCATAAAGCAAGTCTGCTTTTACTTCCCACTCAGTCTCCTGCACAAAGACCCCCAGATAATGGCTCTGAGGGCCTGGAGGTGAGGCTCAGTGTAGCACCTACCTAGTAGCATGTGCCATGCCCCAGGCACCAcctcttaacaaaaaaaaaaaagatatcccaCCAACCCCAAATAAGCATTCCtgataaaagaattaaaacaaacaccTGTGACCACAGCCCAGCCTGGTCCCTTTTGTCCTGTGTTTTTAAACCACCTTCCCCTATAAAGCCATTCTAGGGTCTAACGTCCCCTAGTATAGGTGGTTGCCTTGGAATGGCCTTGCTTTTCCAGTACCTTGTAAAGCGATACTGTTCGGCCTGATAAATGCATTTCAAAGCTGTCaccttagaaaaaataattttccaatcaTACATGGCTAAGTGCCAATTTGACTGCTGCTATTTAGTCAGAATGGCTAGAGATCACTGGGTTTTGTTCTGAGGGACAGCCTAGGAGTCCTAAGCGCACTGCACTTTGTTTGAATGATGGTAAATTCATTCCAGGTATCAAACCTCCAGTTCGGTGCTGCCAACTGATGTGTCAGTGTTCACAGATACTCAGTGGTAGTTCCGAGGGGCTGAGAAGAATGGAAAGGCGTGTGGATGCAGTTGAGCCTCACGACAGCTCACCAGCGCACGGCAGTACAGCCCCAAGTCCCaagctcctttctcttctctgcagcATCCCAAGTCTCACAGGGTGCTTGCTTGGTCCTGTAGTGAGAACCTGCACTTTAGCTACATGTGGAAGATATTTTAACAAATTACTGGTTCTAATAAAGTATTTTGTTACATAAAATTGTGTTGCCTTATTCAGGGAGGGAGCACTGAGCTGCCACTATGTAGATTGCTCTAAGAACAGACCTCAGAGGGTGCCTGCCCTGAGCTAAATTCACTAAGTATTTTACCCagattaaaaatgatttttgttgttctCTTCCGATGTCCTCAGTGGGCTTTTCTGGCGTGTGGAAAGGCTTACCTGTGTCATGAACCCTGTGGAGAGCATGAAGTCATACCTGAGTACTAGACACCAGTAAGAGAATCAGATGGCTTCTGTGAGACCATCCGGAAAGCAACACAGACACAGTGGGATTAGCTCAGTCACTGTCTTCTCAGTACCCTCCCTCACAGAGACCCAGCAGGAGCCAATGCCTTAGTGTGGTCCCTGCTATCCATAGCTGTTATCTAATGGAAAGATAATGCCTAGAAAAAGGTCTTTGTGTGTTATGTGATAAGGGTGGAGGAGAACCTGCATCTTAAAAGACATTTACAGGTCCGGGTGGTAGTGAcagagcatgcctttaattccaacactcaggaggcagaggcaggcagatctgagttcgaggccagcctgaaagagcaagttccaggacagatagggctgttacacagagaaactccgtctcaaaaaacaaagcaaacatttcagGAAGTGTACATTACCATTTAAAGGTGGAAGCTGAACTTGGGCTAGGTCCTGACATTAGATGTTGACTGACAGGTACCCTGGTGTCTGCAAAGGGGAGGTGACTAGGacctgagtgctgagagctcCAAGATGCACAGTAGTGGCTACACTTAAAAAAtgctaaggggctggagagatggctcagcggctgtGAATGAGAGAGTCTGTTGCTCTTGCAAGGGACCTTGgttcttcccagcactcacatggtctACAACCATCTATCACTTCATTTCCACGTGATCCTCTGCTAAACATAATGGGCACCAGGCCTACACATGGTGctcatcatacacacatgcaggcaaaactctgaAATctttttaagggagtttttttaaatgttaagttagaaaaaaaaaaaacctttagggctgggcagatggctgaCTGATGCCTAGAAACTCACACACAACAGATACAGGAGCAATGTCCAGCACACACAGGCTCCCCAGTGTTTTCCTCCAAAGTGCTTCTACACAGTGAGTAGTTTCCCACTGTCTTCCCTGCCCCGCCAAGGGCCTCATAGCAGAGCGACAGGAGCAAGGTGAGAAGTCAATTCTCCCACCAGTGTCATGCTGCCACAAAGGCAAGGCTGCTCACTGCTGAGTCGTTTAGTCAAAGGGACACAAGATGTGACTTGCACAAGCTGTTCTGTTAATATACTACTTAGGATGAAGGTGCATCCATGTGAAACACACCCACCgtaagtgaacacacacacagcagcactGTGCATGGCTTCGATAAGAGAACTTcactttaataaacaaagctaAGTGGGGGAAGTCAACTATGCGCTCAACATAGCATTTAGACACAAGTGTCTGGACAGAGGACACAGGTCCCCCAGTCACCAggcaaagaaaatggcccacagcaGGTGGAACACGCGCTCCTCTAGGAACAAATGTCACAGACATTCCGCTTCAGGGAACATGAAAACAGTTGAGGTGTGAATTACAGAtacattataaaaaaacaaaacaaaacacagcctcTTTGGACAAAAGCCCATCCGATGTATTGTCTGCAATGTCCCACCCGCACTTTACTAAAGAGGTCATCTGATGAGTGACAAGcatctttcattttatcttttaggCTTAAAGAGCGATGGGTACTCGTGCTCTGCAGGGCTGGGGGGCAAAGGGGAATTCGTAGAAAATGGGCCAGAGGTGGTGAAGTATCAGGACAAGTGGACGTCAAAAGCCGAGGCCCTCTCCCCCCCTTGTTAGGACACTGAAGTACCTTGGGAACAGCCTATAAAGCAGTTGGCTTCCGCCCTCAATATGAGGGAACACTCCTCGCCACCATGCTCAATGTAGGCTTTTCCTTCCATCTACACGAAACAGGTGTGCCCAGCCCTTCTGTCTCCAGGGCCCACGGTGGCCTCCTGGCCAGCATGAAGGAGTTAAGTAAGGCATTTCCCATATATCAAAGTCCTCTTCACTTTCTCAGAAGCAACTTCGCAAAGTCAGCATTAGACATCTTAGGAGCTTCAGTGGCCACGGAGGAGGCGACTGTTGGCCCCACCGCAGGGCCATTCTCAGCCTGAGGAGCAGCAGTGTGGCGCTGCAGAGCCcgaggaagaagagaaagctggGTCCTTCCCTTTCCGCGCCTAGAAAGAGCAAACACAATGACCCTTTGGAAGCAGATTCATAGCCCCACCTGGACTGTGAGACAGCTGGGGTTATTGGACCAAGTCAGAAGATGGGAAACGGTAGGAACTATGACTGACCAGGAATGCAGAGAGGCTGACCTCTAACCTCAcaccaggaagagaaagcacAGGAACCACGAGACACCCTTCACTCAATTCTAGCTAGAAGCGAGCAACACTTGAATAAGCCACCTCCTTTAGGGCACTGACATGAAGTACCCTCTGCTAAGTCACAGGTGACAAAGTGGATGCCATCTCTCAGACCACGAAGAGCCTGGCATTGTCAGCTCCTTCTATCTAGGACAACAGCACAGTCTCTATGGGATGACAGCTGCCACTGCAGCCTGCTATGCATGTGGCTCCAGTCTGTCGTGAGCATGGATCAGTGACAAAGGCAACATGCTTATGCAATGCCTCAGAGCTCACCTCAGCTGggtgcctgtgaccccagctctgcagaaggctaaggccctgtctcaaaattttgtcaaaagctaAGAATGTAGCAGACTAGATTTTtgctaacttgacacaagctagagtcatcaggaAGGGGAAACACTGATTGAaagaatgcctccatcagactggcctgtgtgCAAGTCAGCggagcatttttttttgattaatgattaatcATTAATTAGCTGGAGAGCCCAGTCCACTGGGGGTGATGCCATCCCCGGGCAGCCATTAGTCCTGGGTATGAAGAAAGCAGgctaggactagagagatggctcagcaggtaagagcactagctgttcttccaggacTGGGGTttgtgtaattccagttctaaggccctcttctggtctctacaggtactacacacacagaagacagacattcatgcaggtaaaacacccatacacataaagaaatatatcaatattaaaaatgaaagaaagcaggcaggcaagcagggtgaggggctggagagatggctcatgggttaaGAGCATGTCTAacagatgacccaagttcaattcctagcacccataagGAAGCTAAccaccatttgtaactccagttcctgggggtctggtgccctcttctggcctctgtggacattgcacatatgtggtgcataGGCATTCAACCAGGTAAGATACtcataacacataaaataaatgtaaataacaaaacaaaatttcaaaaaagcaGGCTGATAGACTTTTAGTTTTAGGAAAAACTGGTTTGATTTCTAGCTTTATTACTATTAGGTACGTAAGCTTGGGCAAATGACTTAATCTTCAGGTCTAGTTTCCTCACAGAACGAGGACACCGGACTAAATCATTTCCAGCCAGTCCTAGAGTTCTATCTTTCTACACAGCTGAAAGATGCTGTTGCTGGGGGAATACAACTAACACTTTTGAAGCTACTACTTTTATGTCAAACTTTAAAGTCCATAATTGTTATCTTCATAAAGTATTATTTGACCTACAGTATGtttaaatcaatttaataaaatcactttataacaggaaaaaggaaaagaaagaaagaaagaaagaaagaaagaaagaaagaaagaaagaaaagaaaagaaaggctgagCAGGGTACAGAGAGGAAGCAGTAACTTTCTGTATTCTTCcatagcttctgcctccagggctCTGTCTTGGGTTCTTGACAATAGACTGACTACAGTTGGggaggcaaataaaccctttcttcccatggcctttatcacagcactaggaacCTAATACTTGCCTAACAGTCagaaggccctggattccatccccactGCCACCAAGAAAAGGTGTGACCAGGGCTGCTTCCCTTTACAG
Encoded proteins:
- the Ficd gene encoding adenosine monophosphate-protein transferase FICD isoform X2, coding for MPMASVMAVAEPKWVSVWGRFLWLTLLSMALGSLLALLLPLGAVEEQCLAALRGFHLLRSKLDRSQHVVTKCTSPSTELSVTSGDVGLLTVKTKTSPAGKLEAKAALNQALEMKRQGKREKAHKLFLHALKMDPGFVDALNEFGIFSEEEKDIIQADYLYTRALTISPFHEKALVNRDRTLPLVEEIDQRYFSIIDSKVKKVMSIPKGSSALRRVMEETYYHHIYHTVAIEGNTLTLSEIRHILETRYAVPGKSLEEQNEVIGMHAAMKYINTTLVSRIGSVTIDDMLEIHRRVLGYVDPVEAGRFRRTQVLVGHHIPPHPRDVEKQMQEFTQWLNSEDAMNLHPVEFAALAHYKLVYIHPFIDGNGRTSRLLMNLILMQAGYPPITICKEQRSEYYHVLEVANEGDVRPFIRFIAKCTEVTLDTLLLATTEYSVALPEAQPNHSGFKDTLPVRP
- the Ficd gene encoding adenosine monophosphate-protein transferase FICD isoform X1; the protein is MTWRILLSLCGGTSAPGPAASLDDMPMASVMAVAEPKWVSVWGRFLWLTLLSMALGSLLALLLPLGAVEEQCLAALRGFHLLRSKLDRSQHVVTKCTSPSTELSVTSGDVGLLTVKTKTSPAGKLEAKAALNQALEMKRQGKREKAHKLFLHALKMDPGFVDALNEFGIFSEEEKDIIQADYLYTRALTISPFHEKALVNRDRTLPLVEEIDQRYFSIIDSKVKKVMSIPKGSSALRRVMEETYYHHIYHTVAIEGNTLTLSEIRHILETRYAVPGKSLEEQNEVIGMHAAMKYINTTLVSRIGSVTIDDMLEIHRRVLGYVDPVEAGRFRRTQVLVGHHIPPHPRDVEKQMQEFTQWLNSEDAMNLHPVEFAALAHYKLVYIHPFIDGNGRTSRLLMNLILMQAGYPPITICKEQRSEYYHVLEVANEGDVRPFIRFIAKCTEVTLDTLLLATTEYSVALPEAQPNHSGFKDTLPVRP